The proteins below are encoded in one region of Hordeum vulgare subsp. vulgare chromosome 3H, MorexV3_pseudomolecules_assembly, whole genome shotgun sequence:
- the LOC123440007 gene encoding zinc-finger homeodomain protein 5-like: protein MEFRGQEDGDGSDVGDGAPPAAPPHRSATANGPADNMQAEARRQYHECLRNHAAAAGGHVVDGCCEFMPASPEEPLACAACGCHRSFHRRDPSPGRAHLPLLAANARAPLLLPPAASKHPHQRLPFPYGLAASGGTGTTTESSSEERRGPSPAPRKRSRTTFTREQKEQMLAFAERVGWRMQRQDEASVERFCAQAGVRRQALKVWMHNNKQSSSVRRQQQEEKQLQEHRQEQQQ from the coding sequence ATGGAATTCAGGGGACAGGAGGACGGCGACGGTAGCGACGTGGGCGACGGTGCCCCGCCCGCGGCACCACCTCACCGCAGCGCCACCGCAAACGGGCCAGCAGACAACATGCAAGCGGAGGCGAGGCGGCAGTACCACGAGTGCCTCCGTAACCACGCGGCGGCCGCGGGCGGGCACGTCGTGGACGGATGCTGCGAGTTCATGCCGGCCTCCCCCGAGGAGCCACTCGCATGCGCGGCCTGCGGCTGCCACCGCAGCTTCCACCGCCGCGACCCCTCGCCGGGGCGCGCCCACTTgccgctgctggcagccaacgccCGCGCACCATTGTTGCTCCCGCCGGCGGCCAGCAAGCACCCGCACCAGCGCTTGCCGTTCCCCTACGGCCTCGCGGCCAGCGGCGGCACCGGCACGACGACCGAGTCCTCCAGCGAGGAGCGGCGTGGGCCATCGCCGGCACCGCGGAAGCGTTCCAGGACGACGTTCACGCGGGAGCAGAAGGAGCAGATGCTGGCGTTCGCGGAGCGCGTCGGGTGGAGAATGCAGCGGCAGGACGAGGCGTCGGTGGAGCGCTTCTGCGCGCAGGCCGGGGTCCGGAGGCAGGCGCTCAAGGTCTGGATGCACAACAACAAGCAGAGTAGCAGCGTTAGgaggcagcagcaggaggagaagcagcttcAGGAGCATAGACAAGAGCAGCAGCAGTAG